The following are encoded in a window of Anopheles stephensi strain Indian chromosome X, UCI_ANSTEP_V1.0, whole genome shotgun sequence genomic DNA:
- the LOC118512568 gene encoding cystathionine beta-synthase-like protein: protein MASNNSHRNCPMNGHLAVNGKQQTIPEDDPMANFIRPDQPSRCTWALGTTETSPHHHEPLAPKPSVLPSILEAVGGTPLVKLNKIPQSLGLKCNVYVKCEFLNPGGSVKDRIGVRMVLEAERKGLLKPGCTIIEPTSGNTGIGLAMAAAARGYRCLIVMPEKMSNEKVDTLKALGAEVIRTPTEAAFDSPEGLIAVSQRLQRSIPDSVILDQYRNAGNPLAHYDGTGAEIVEQLGGRVDMIVIGTGTGGTMTGIGRRIKESCPNCQVIAADPEGSILAEPEELNQTNVSFYEVEGVGYDFLPTVLDRSVVDRWYKFNDRVALPLARRLIRDEGLLCGGSSGGNLYVALEAAKELKEGQNCVVVLPDNIRNYLTKFVSDNWMEARNFKESDNCHNQKWWNEKVQILPLETLLTVRDDAHISDAIETMKQNNRTHLPVVADTGAIKGVVHLPNLLSKLLNRLAKPSDLVHRVIFKQFVKIDHEENVGRASRILEKDSFVLVTRQEIGATPTERLVGVLTQREMLNFVADRAVIVDNENENSE, encoded by the exons ATGGCAAGCAACAACAGCCATCGCAACTGTCCAATGAATGGACATCTGGCAGTGAACGGAAAGCAACAGACCATCCCTGAGGATGATCCGATGGCAAACTTCATCCGTCCCGATCAACCATCTCGGTGTACCTGGGCCCTTGGTACAACGGAGACAAGCCCTCATCATCATGAGCCACT TGCACCGAAACCGTCAGTGCTGCCTTCAATTCTGGAAGCTGTCGGAGGAACACCCTTGGTGAAGCTCAATAAAATTCCCCAATCGTTGGGATTGAAATGCAATGTTT ACGTTAAATGTGAGTTCCTCAATCCGGGTGGATCGGTGAAGGATCGCATTGGGGTGCGGATGGTGTTGGAGGCAGAGCGAAAGGGACTGTTGAAACCGGGCTGCACTATTATTGAACCAACGTCCGGCAATACCGGAATCGGCCTGGCAATGGCTGCTGCCGCCCGAGGCTACCGTTGTTTGATCGTGATGCCCGAAAAGATGTCCAACGAGAAGGTGGATACGTTAAAAGCGCTCGGTGCGGAGGTGATTCGCACACCAACTGAGGCAGCGTTCGACTCCCCCGAAGGCTTAATCGCCGTGTCGCAGCGTCTGCAGCGTTCTATCCCAGACTCGGTCATACTCGACCAGTACCGCAATGCCGGAAATCCATTGGCACATTACGATGGTACCGGTGCAGAGATTGTGGAACAACTGGGTGGACGAGTGGATATGATCGTGATTGGAACGGGTACTGGTGGAACCATGACCGGTATTGGCCGCCGTATCAAGGAATCCTGTCCGAACTGTCAGGTTATCGCTGCTGATCCGGAGGGTTCGATTCTGGCCGAACCGGAAGAACTGAACCAGACAAATGTGAGCTTCTACGAGGTAGAGGGTGTCGGGTACGACTTCCTTCCGACCGTACTCGATCGCAGTGTGGTCGACAGGTGGTATAAGTTTAATGATCGTGTAGCGCTTCCCCTCGCTAGACGGTTGATCCGTGATGAAGGGCTATTGTGCGGAGGAAGCAGCGGAGGCAACCTGTACGTGGCACTTGAGGCGGCCAAGGAATTAAAAGAGGGACAAAACTGTGTTGTCGTACTACCTGATAATATTCGTAACTATCTGACGAAATTCGTATCAGACAACTGGATGGAGGCACGAAACTTCAAAGAGTCTGATAATTGCCATAATCAAAA ATGGTGGAATGAAAAAGTACAGATATTGCCACTAGAGACTCTCTTAACTGTGCGTGATGATGCGCATATCAGTGACGCAATTGAGACgatgaagcaaaacaatcgtACCCATCTTCCTGTTGTTGCCGATACTGG CGCCATCAAGGGAGTGGTACACCTTCCAAACCTTTTGAGCAAACTGCTCAATCGCCTGGCAAAACCATCGGACCTCGTTCACCGGGTCATCTTTAAGCAGTTCGTTAAGATTGACCACGAGGAGAACGTCGGCCGTGCTTCACGTATATTAGAAAAAGATAGCTTTGTGCTAGTTACTCGTCAAGAAATTG GTGCTACACCAACCGAACGGCTCGTAGGAGTTCTTACTCAACGTGAGATGTTAAATTTTGTTGCGGATCGCGCTGTAATTGTTgacaatgaaaatgaaaattcagaATAA